Proteins encoded within one genomic window of Patescibacteria group bacterium:
- a CDS encoding type II toxin-antitoxin system HicA family toxin has protein sequence MPHFPALTYFQVLKKIKKRGFIFHRQARGSHELWIREFDKKVIVIAKHPGRTIKRKTLKNIIKATGLSVEEFRKL, from the coding sequence ATGCCGCATTTTCCTGCTTTAACGTATTTTCAAGTTCTCAAGAAGATTAAGAAGCGCGGTTTTATATTTCATAGACAAGCTAGGGGCAGCCATGAATTATGGATAAGAGAATTTGACAAAAAAGTTATTGTAATAGCAAAGCATCCTGGCAGGACAATTAAAAGAAAAACACTCAAGAATATAATTAAGGCAACTGGGCTTTCGGTCGAAGAGTTTAGGAAATTATAA
- a CDS encoding undecaprenyl/decaprenyl-phosphate alpha-N-acetylglucosaminyl 1-phosphate transferase has protein sequence MSTQFLTAFIISILLSFILTFFVLKLAKRLNITKKSERERDVHKKPVPLLGGLAIFLSLVFLIGYYFLFTHQEQQDIINGRYLLGILIGGLFLMIGGFLDDKYGLKPRQQIIWPILAVISVLACGIKVSLITNPFGGFIEIGNWPIIGIVLIFAWLMGMMYTTKFLDGLDGLASGIVMIGALAIYFLSVSNKYWQPQTALYALIFAGVLLGFLLLNFHPAKIFLGEGGSIFLGFALGSLAIISGAKLATTLLVVGVPALDVLWVIIRRKFFEHKPVSVGDSQHLHFRLLKAGFSHKGAVLFLYFIAASFGAASLFLQSKQKLIALLLLAGLMIALGFFLVKSRSKNEIQT, from the coding sequence ATGTCAACCCAATTTTTAACAGCCTTTATAATTTCAATACTTCTATCTTTTATATTAACTTTTTTTGTTCTAAAGTTAGCCAAAAGATTAAATATTACCAAAAAGTCAGAACGAGAGCGGGATGTTCATAAAAAGCCAGTTCCGCTTTTGGGTGGATTAGCGATTTTTTTAAGTTTGGTGTTTTTAATCGGTTATTATTTTCTTTTTACTCATCAAGAACAGCAAGACATTATTAATGGCAGATACTTGTTAGGGATTCTGATTGGCGGATTGTTTCTAATGATTGGCGGATTTTTGGATGATAAGTACGGGCTTAAGCCCCGCCAGCAGATTATTTGGCCGATTCTGGCCGTGATTTCTGTTTTAGCGTGCGGCATCAAAGTTTCTTTGATTACTAATCCTTTTGGCGGCTTTATTGAAATCGGAAATTGGCCGATTATTGGGATAGTTTTAATTTTTGCTTGGCTGATGGGAATGATGTATACGACTAAATTTTTGGATGGCCTGGACGGCTTGGCTAGCGGCATAGTGATGATTGGCGCTTTGGCGATTTATTTTTTATCGGTCAGTAATAAATATTGGCAGCCGCAGACTGCGCTATATGCTTTGATTTTTGCCGGAGTATTATTGGGGTTTTTACTTTTGAATTTTCATCCAGCTAAAATTTTTTTAGGCGAGGGCGGTTCAATTTTTCTTGGCTTTGCCCTGGGTTCCCTAGCCATTATTTCTGGCGCTAAATTAGCCACTACTTTGCTGGTGGTTGGGGTTCCGGCCTTGGATGTTTTATGGGTGATTATTCGGCGGAAATTTTTTGAACATAAACCGGTGAGCGTGGGTGATAGCCAGCATCTGCACTTTCGGCTGCTTAAGGCCGGATTTTCCCACAAAGGCGCGGTCTTATTTTTATATTTTATCGCGGCGAGTTTTGGCGCGGCGTCACTTTTCCTGCAAAGCAAGCAAAAGCTGATAGCCCTTTTGCTATTGGCTGGGTTGATGATTGCCTTGGGATTTTTTTTGGTGAAATCAAGGTCAAAAAATGAAATTCAAACTTAG
- a CDS encoding type II toxin-antitoxin system HicB family antitoxin: MKNLNFYPTKIEEQEEGGFLASCPTIQGAWAEGDTIEDAVLNLQDVVSKILEYRKKEFSPLSVVKVENNIRVPNLALAVEL; the protein is encoded by the coding sequence ATGAAGAATTTGAATTTTTATCCAACTAAAATTGAAGAGCAGGAAGAAGGCGGTTTTTTGGCTAGTTGCCCCACTATTCAAGGAGCTTGGGCAGAGGGTGATACCATTGAAGATGCAGTGTTAAATTTACAAGATGTGGTATCTAAAATTTTAGAATACAGGAAGAAAGAATTTTCTCCCCTTTCGGTAGTGAAAGTTGAGAATAATATAAGGGTACCAAATTTGGCTTTAGCAGTTGAATTATAA
- a CDS encoding RuvX/YqgF family protein, with amino-acid sequence MSKILGIDWGQSKIGLAVGSTEVGVASPFDIIKNDIKTIDIIKNICCDKDIKTIVVGELRDENKKFDKFIDGLKFLGLTVELEDERMTSKMAGNLNRDLRGQDDAAAASLVLQGWLERKSVIDIR; translated from the coding sequence ATGTCAAAAATACTAGGTATTGACTGGGGACAGTCAAAAATCGGTTTAGCTGTCGGGTCAACAGAAGTTGGAGTGGCTAGTCCTTTTGATATTATAAAAAATGATATCAAGACGATAGATATCATTAAAAATATTTGTTGCGATAAAGACATTAAGACAATTGTAGTTGGTGAATTGCGTGATGAAAATAAAAAATTTGATAAATTTATTGATGGACTTAAATTTTTAGGTCTTACCGTGGAATTGGAAGATGAACGGATGACAAGTAAAATGGCTGGTAATTTAAATAGAGATTTGAGGGGTCAAGATGACGCGGCGGCTGCCAGTTTGGTTTTGCAAGGGTGGTTGGAAAGAAAGTCAGTTATTGACATTAGATAA